One Hydrogenophaga crassostreae genomic region harbors:
- a CDS encoding TolC family protein: MNKTDVSSRALGMLPRSMVVLAVTAVMAGCTVAPKALTAEEVQDRVKNDTSKMYTEQEAIRGPISMEEAVARSLKYNLDYRLKKMESALALGLTDYASYDMLPQMVASAGYTKRSNYSGGTSIGILDGEMSDRPTSSDERSRSLRGIEFSWNALDFGVSYYRARQQGDQFLIAEERRRKVVQNLLQDVRAAYWRALGAQRLNDQADDIVQRANLALSRSREAETQKIIPPGLALAYQRALLDATTLLNQRRQDLEFAKRELAALMNVPPAATFVLAEADEVTLPAAPRDLARLEDMALLQRPELREEDFRKRISSDEARKQMLSMLPGITFNYGSQRDSNSFLYNNSWSQGGVSLAWNLMRLVALPAMKDAQKYQEQTDEARRMALSMAILTQTRVSAERYRLALEDFKLADQAAQVDSRLAAYTKASVTAKLESELEAIRTQARSVLGAYQRANAYANAHIAFGRLYNTVGFDPIADDFETNDLATLTQRVKAHLQATEKDAFALSSNLFGRATTVNVHLAGITDPVQQVRMKALVTELLARHEITTDAKEGKPLTLAFESSGSNGLEKASWTLKMTDEAGHNQQASFATTIPSNSRASVYESSLMAALNANLGDIKSWLNVD, translated from the coding sequence ATGAACAAAACCGACGTTTCTTCCCGCGCCCTTGGCATGTTGCCGCGCAGCATGGTGGTATTGGCTGTGACGGCCGTCATGGCCGGGTGTACTGTTGCGCCCAAGGCTTTGACTGCCGAGGAAGTGCAGGACCGGGTCAAAAACGATACATCGAAGATGTACACGGAGCAAGAAGCTATTCGTGGCCCGATATCGATGGAAGAGGCTGTTGCCCGTTCACTGAAGTACAACCTCGACTACCGTCTGAAAAAGATGGAATCGGCCTTGGCCCTGGGCCTGACGGACTACGCCAGTTACGACATGCTGCCGCAGATGGTTGCATCGGCTGGCTACACCAAGCGCAGCAACTATTCGGGCGGTACCAGTATCGGGATACTGGACGGAGAAATGTCTGACCGCCCGACATCTTCAGACGAACGCAGCCGCTCTTTGCGGGGCATCGAGTTTTCCTGGAATGCACTTGACTTTGGCGTGTCTTATTACCGTGCGCGCCAGCAAGGGGACCAGTTCCTGATCGCCGAAGAGCGCCGTCGCAAAGTGGTGCAGAACCTGTTGCAGGACGTTCGAGCAGCTTATTGGCGAGCATTGGGCGCGCAACGCCTGAACGATCAGGCCGATGACATCGTGCAACGGGCCAACTTGGCACTGTCTCGCTCGCGCGAAGCCGAAACCCAGAAGATCATTCCACCTGGTCTGGCCTTGGCGTATCAGCGCGCTTTGCTGGACGCGACCACACTTCTCAATCAGCGCCGGCAAGATCTTGAGTTTGCGAAGCGTGAGCTGGCTGCCTTGATGAACGTGCCGCCAGCCGCGACATTTGTGTTGGCAGAAGCTGACGAGGTGACCTTGCCCGCTGCTCCACGCGATCTGGCTCGCCTGGAAGACATGGCGCTGTTGCAGCGCCCCGAGTTGAGGGAAGAGGATTTCCGCAAACGCATCTCTTCGGACGAAGCTCGCAAGCAGATGTTGAGCATGTTGCCAGGCATTACCTTCAACTATGGCAGCCAACGGGACTCCAATAGCTTCCTGTACAACAACAGCTGGTCACAAGGCGGCGTAAGCTTGGCCTGGAACCTGATGCGTCTGGTGGCATTGCCCGCGATGAAGGACGCTCAGAAGTACCAGGAGCAAACCGATGAAGCCCGTCGCATGGCACTTTCCATGGCCATTCTGACGCAGACCCGGGTGAGCGCCGAGCGCTATCGTCTGGCTTTGGAAGACTTCAAGTTGGCGGACCAGGCAGCTCAAGTCGATTCCCGCCTTGCGGCCTACACCAAGGCCTCGGTCACGGCCAAGCTTGAAAGCGAACTGGAAGCCATTCGCACCCAGGCACGATCGGTGCTGGGAGCCTATCAGCGTGCCAATGCCTATGCCAACGCGCATATTGCATTCGGGCGTCTGTACAACACAGTGGGTTTTGACCCCATCGCCGATGATTTTGAAACCAATGATCTGGCGACGCTGACGCAGCGTGTGAAAGCACACTTGCAAGCGACCGAAAAGGACGCCTTCGCGCTGTCGTCCAATCTGTTTGGACGGGCAACCACCGTGAACGTGCACTTGGCAGGGATTACCGACCCTGTGCAGCAGGTTCGCATGAAGGCACTGGTAACGGAACTCTTGGCCCGCCATGAGATCACAACCGACGCCAAGGAAGGCAAGCCATTGACTCTGGCGTTTGAGTCAAGCGGCTCTAACGGTCTCGAAAAAGCCTCCTGGACGCTGAAAATGACCGACGAAGCCGGTCACAATCAACAAGCGAGTTTTGCCACAACCATTCCTTCCAATTCCCGCGCTTCGGTGTATGAATCAAGCCTGATGGCAGCGCTCAATGCCAATCTTGGCGATATCAAATCCTGGTTGAACGTTGACTGA
- a CDS encoding efflux RND transporter periplasmic adaptor subunit, translating to MLFFSSWRALGAALILGSLSVAAWAQPAGTRAASAVTKPAPAAVSKSEPVRVLVLPSGETTLASPVPGRISVLHVGLGLPFREGAVLVTLDCQEPQARVGMAKADLASATDQYEAKLRMQGLEQASDVEVSLAASAVAKAKAQVDLYNFQISQCTIRAPWSGNTAKLHVRSHMTVTAGQPLLDLVRSGVMYLKLNVPSNWISTLKMGHEFEVTIDETGKTYPAKVRRINSRIDPVSQTVELEATMLRTYRELLPGMSGFAQFTGMP from the coding sequence ATGTTGTTTTTCTCTTCTTGGCGTGCTCTAGGTGCCGCACTGATTCTTGGTTCGTTATCGGTAGCCGCATGGGCCCAGCCCGCCGGTACCAGAGCGGCCAGTGCGGTGACCAAGCCTGCGCCTGCGGCGGTTTCCAAATCAGAACCGGTGCGGGTGTTGGTGCTGCCCAGTGGAGAAACCACTCTGGCGAGCCCAGTCCCTGGTCGCATCAGCGTCCTTCACGTGGGCCTGGGTTTGCCCTTCAGGGAGGGCGCAGTGCTGGTCACCCTGGATTGCCAGGAACCACAAGCCCGCGTGGGCATGGCCAAGGCCGACTTGGCCAGCGCCACCGATCAGTACGAAGCCAAATTGCGCATGCAAGGCCTGGAGCAAGCGAGCGACGTCGAGGTTTCCCTGGCTGCGAGCGCGGTCGCCAAAGCCAAGGCTCAGGTTGACCTCTACAACTTCCAGATATCCCAATGCACGATTCGCGCTCCCTGGAGCGGCAACACTGCCAAGTTGCATGTCCGCAGCCACATGACTGTGACGGCAGGTCAACCGTTGCTGGACTTGGTGCGCTCGGGGGTGATGTATTTGAAACTCAATGTGCCTTCGAACTGGATTTCTACCCTGAAAATGGGGCATGAGTTTGAGGTGACGATTGACGAGACCGGCAAGACCTATCCAGCGAAAGTACGCCGCATCAACAGCCGCATTGACCCTGTGAGCCAGACGGTGGAACTTGAAGCCACCATGCTCAGAACCTACCGAGAGTTGCTCCCTGGCATGAGTGGCTTCGCGCAGTTCACAGGCATGCCTTGA
- a CDS encoding efflux RND transporter periplasmic adaptor subunit — protein MTASSDLSTLLQIEARAMEAPTLAALRFTIVNETHALTPYRQAALFEQEGSKLRLVAASGLVSVANDSPFAVWLTQFAQRFPRDIEVHRLDYNDASDIDAAHWSEWLPDHLLLVPLRGKLNELLGWVMYAREEPWGDSDSSYLERLHATFGYCHAALGRKKHGGWFGIKTLFGQRYRWLVLSALALSMFIPIRLSVLAPAEVIALNAKAVAAPQDGVVGSFAVQPNARVKAGDLLFSLDDSALSNRRQVALKGLEIAKADAHIAQQRAFDDNKSKGEVAVALGRVREKEAELAAVDSQANRVEVRADQDGVAIFADTNDWLGKPVQTGERVIQLAQPEDSGVLVWLSVADAINLKLDAPVRLFLHTEPLSPRAAKLVESSYQASISPDGVAAYRLRARFEEGTELPRIGLRGTARISGDWVMLGYFLFRRPLSTVREWTGL, from the coding sequence ATGACCGCCTCTTCCGATCTGAGCACCTTGCTACAGATCGAAGCAAGGGCAATGGAAGCGCCTACGCTTGCTGCTCTTCGTTTCACTATCGTCAATGAGACCCACGCCCTCACGCCGTATCGTCAGGCTGCGCTCTTCGAGCAAGAGGGTTCCAAGCTGAGGCTGGTCGCAGCCTCTGGCTTGGTGAGCGTCGCGAACGATTCCCCTTTTGCCGTGTGGTTGACTCAGTTTGCCCAGCGATTCCCGCGCGACATCGAGGTGCACCGACTGGACTACAACGATGCCAGCGATATTGACGCCGCGCATTGGTCAGAATGGTTGCCCGACCATCTGTTGCTTGTTCCGCTGAGGGGGAAACTGAACGAATTGCTTGGCTGGGTGATGTATGCCCGAGAGGAACCGTGGGGCGATAGCGATTCGTCGTATCTGGAGCGCTTGCATGCCACGTTTGGTTATTGCCATGCAGCCTTGGGACGCAAAAAACATGGCGGATGGTTTGGCATCAAAACCCTGTTCGGCCAGCGCTATCGCTGGCTGGTGCTATCCGCTCTTGCATTGAGCATGTTTATTCCCATTCGGCTTTCGGTGCTTGCGCCAGCCGAAGTGATTGCATTGAACGCGAAGGCTGTCGCGGCGCCGCAGGATGGGGTGGTGGGCTCGTTTGCGGTGCAACCAAATGCTCGGGTCAAGGCTGGTGACTTGCTCTTTTCTCTGGATGATTCGGCGCTGTCGAATCGACGCCAAGTGGCTCTCAAAGGCCTTGAAATCGCGAAGGCAGACGCCCACATTGCTCAGCAGCGCGCATTTGATGACAACAAGAGCAAAGGTGAGGTCGCTGTCGCGTTGGGCCGTGTGCGAGAGAAAGAGGCCGAGTTGGCTGCGGTGGACTCCCAGGCCAATAGAGTGGAGGTTCGAGCAGACCAAGACGGTGTGGCCATTTTTGCGGATACAAACGACTGGTTGGGCAAACCAGTTCAAACCGGGGAGCGTGTCATTCAGCTGGCGCAACCCGAAGACAGCGGGGTCCTTGTCTGGTTGTCGGTGGCCGATGCGATCAACCTGAAACTCGATGCGCCGGTGAGGTTGTTCCTCCACACCGAACCGTTGAGCCCCCGAGCCGCAAAACTGGTTGAATCCAGCTACCAGGCGTCGATCAGCCCGGATGGTGTCGCGGCATACCGCCTGAGGGCCAGATTTGAAGAAGGAACCGAGCTGCCACGCATTGGGTTGCGTGGTACTGCTCGCATCTCGGGTGACTGGGTGATGTTGGGTTATTTCCTGTTTCGCCGACCCTTGTCCACGGTCAGGGAGTGGACTGGGCTATGA
- a CDS encoding HlyD family efflux transporter periplasmic adaptor subunit has protein sequence MTQAQAVEGQKVRFTAKSKALKAVKLPRIRDELILFSAAPNEDGTPAWMIQDPVTNRFFRIGWIDFELLIHWADFDAVALIEEVNAQTPLNVTLADVRKLVVFMSDNQLLRVDNKVDMQRLLGRSMGQKRSILEWLVHNYLFFRLPLVRPQAWLATLQPFLKNVRMSMVAIAIGCIALLGLFLVSRQWDVFRHTLVDNFTWTGVVGYTVALLFAKTLHELGHAVVATRYGVRVAHMGVAFLVMLPMLYTDTGESWRLKNPRDRLAIASAGIAVELALASIATLLWSLAPDGPFRNGMFFLATTSWLMTLAINASPFMRFDGYFIFSDLLDLPNLHERSSALARTWLRRSLLGFKDPWPENFTPGKRRGLVGFALATWVYRLVVFLGIALLVYFFFFKLLGILMLVLELVWFIGKPIYREMAVWNARKSEIAMNRRVGWVVGLLLLAVLLVYPFSSRIAGYGWIHAADQTPIHSPFSAQIVAMPEQRSFKTGDVLFVLDSSILSIAQDRSRQLAAARESQIAGLMGLPDGESQRQLLNSQKAFFEAEGKASKDELARLTLRAPFDGELHDVDHGLAPGVWVKSREPMAMFIDPTRWVVDAFVPEGDLGRVAVGQSVRVRLHTDYQRWAKGRVESIDVSRTTVLPTPLLEASHGGPLAVVSDTARSGQENTQVLRDALFRVRIVLDEPLPTSSVAVVRVQIDGQAESVLAGVARKVVSVFIRESGF, from the coding sequence ATGACCCAGGCGCAGGCCGTCGAGGGCCAGAAGGTGCGGTTCACTGCCAAGAGCAAGGCGCTCAAGGCTGTCAAGTTGCCGCGGATCAGGGATGAGTTGATTCTTTTTTCTGCGGCACCCAATGAGGACGGTACCCCTGCCTGGATGATTCAGGATCCGGTCACCAACCGATTTTTCCGGATCGGTTGGATCGATTTTGAGCTGTTGATTCATTGGGCCGATTTCGACGCTGTGGCGTTGATCGAGGAGGTGAATGCCCAAACACCGCTCAACGTCACCCTGGCCGATGTGCGAAAACTGGTGGTGTTCATGTCGGACAACCAACTTCTGCGCGTGGACAACAAGGTTGACATGCAGCGCCTGTTGGGCCGCAGCATGGGGCAAAAGCGATCGATACTGGAATGGCTGGTTCACAACTACCTGTTCTTCCGTCTGCCTTTGGTGCGTCCACAAGCCTGGCTTGCCACTTTGCAACCCTTTCTCAAAAACGTTCGCATGTCGATGGTGGCCATTGCCATTGGATGCATTGCGCTATTGGGTCTGTTTCTGGTCTCCCGGCAGTGGGATGTCTTCCGCCATACCCTGGTCGACAACTTCACCTGGACAGGGGTCGTTGGGTACACCGTTGCCTTGCTGTTTGCCAAGACCCTGCATGAGTTGGGCCATGCCGTGGTCGCTACCCGTTATGGCGTGCGGGTTGCGCATATGGGCGTGGCCTTTCTTGTGATGCTGCCGATGCTCTACACCGATACGGGTGAAAGCTGGCGTTTGAAGAATCCTCGCGACCGGCTTGCCATAGCCAGCGCTGGTATCGCCGTTGAACTGGCCTTGGCCAGCATCGCTACCTTGCTGTGGAGTCTGGCGCCTGATGGCCCGTTTCGAAATGGCATGTTCTTCCTGGCGACCACCAGCTGGTTGATGACACTGGCCATCAACGCCAGTCCGTTCATGCGCTTTGATGGCTACTTCATCTTCAGCGACTTGCTCGATCTGCCCAATTTGCATGAGCGTTCAAGCGCACTGGCTCGCACCTGGCTTCGCCGTAGCTTGCTGGGCTTCAAGGATCCCTGGCCGGAAAACTTCACGCCAGGCAAGCGCCGAGGCTTGGTGGGCTTTGCGTTGGCCACCTGGGTCTACCGACTGGTGGTATTCCTCGGTATCGCTTTATTGGTGTATTTTTTCTTCTTTAAGCTCTTGGGCATTTTGATGCTGGTTCTGGAGCTGGTTTGGTTTATCGGAAAACCCATTTACCGGGAGATGGCCGTGTGGAATGCGCGCAAGAGCGAAATCGCCATGAATCGGCGCGTCGGGTGGGTTGTGGGCCTGTTGCTGCTGGCTGTGCTCTTGGTATACCCGTTTAGCAGCCGCATCGCTGGGTACGGCTGGATCCATGCAGCAGATCAGACACCTATCCACTCTCCATTTTCTGCACAAATTGTGGCGATGCCTGAACAGCGCTCGTTCAAGACCGGCGATGTGCTCTTTGTGCTGGACTCGTCCATTCTTTCGATTGCACAAGACCGCTCACGCCAGTTGGCTGCGGCCCGGGAGAGCCAGATTGCAGGCTTGATGGGGTTGCCTGATGGTGAATCACAGCGGCAATTGTTGAACTCGCAAAAGGCATTCTTCGAAGCGGAAGGCAAGGCGAGCAAAGATGAGTTGGCCCGTTTGACCCTGCGCGCACCATTTGATGGCGAACTGCACGACGTAGACCATGGTTTGGCACCTGGCGTGTGGGTTAAATCGCGAGAACCCATGGCCATGTTCATAGACCCGACGCGGTGGGTTGTCGATGCCTTTGTTCCCGAGGGTGATCTTGGGCGGGTAGCGGTCGGGCAGTCGGTTCGCGTCCGCTTGCATACCGACTACCAGCGATGGGCCAAGGGGCGCGTTGAGTCCATCGACGTGTCCCGAACAACTGTTTTGCCCACGCCGTTGCTGGAAGCCTCCCACGGGGGGCCGTTGGCCGTCGTGAGCGACACAGCGCGCTCAGGGCAAGAAAACACGCAGGTTTTACGCGACGCATTGTTTCGGGTGCGGATTGTTCTGGATGAACCGTTGCCGACCAGCAGTGTGGCGGTCGTCCGGGTGCAAATCGACGGCCAGGCGGAGTCCGTTTTGGCAGGCGTGGCGCGCAAGGTGGTCTCGGTCTTTATTCGGGAAAGCGGGTTTTGA
- a CDS encoding endonuclease/exonuclease/phosphatase family protein — protein MTQLRIATYNIHKGVQGMGPSKRLEIHNLGHAVEQFDADIVCLQEVRRHNRKLEKTFTRWPDLDQAGYLSPEGYESAYRTNAVTRHGEHGNALLSRWPVLDVKHSDVSDHRFEQRGLLHTQLLVDGQDLHVIVVHLGLIHASRQRQVKQLGQYVANEVPDSAPLVVAGDFNDWSAKLLKPMRDLDLQTFDSLRLPTYPSRLPLLHLDRIYVRGLTPLSAHVPHGRVWSRMSDHLPLIAEFEL, from the coding sequence ATGACCCAGCTTCGAATTGCCACTTACAACATTCACAAGGGGGTGCAAGGCATGGGCCCCTCCAAGCGTTTGGAAATTCACAACCTTGGGCACGCCGTGGAGCAGTTCGATGCCGACATTGTCTGTCTGCAAGAGGTCAGGCGCCACAACCGCAAGCTGGAGAAAACGTTTACACGCTGGCCCGACCTGGACCAGGCGGGCTACCTGTCGCCCGAGGGTTACGAATCGGCCTACCGAACCAACGCGGTAACGCGACATGGAGAACACGGCAATGCCCTGCTGTCGCGCTGGCCGGTTCTTGACGTGAAGCACTCAGATGTTTCAGACCACCGGTTCGAGCAACGAGGACTGCTGCACACCCAGTTGCTCGTGGATGGCCAGGATTTGCATGTGATCGTGGTGCACCTGGGTCTGATCCACGCGAGTCGCCAACGGCAGGTGAAGCAGTTGGGGCAATATGTGGCCAATGAGGTGCCGGACTCGGCACCATTGGTGGTCGCTGGCGACTTCAATGACTGGTCAGCCAAGCTGCTCAAACCGATGCGTGATCTTGATTTGCAAACCTTTGATTCGCTTCGCCTGCCGACCTATCCTTCGCGTTTGCCATTGCTGCACCTTGACCGCATCTATGTGCGCGGCCTCACACCCCTTTCGGCCCATGTTCCCCATGGTCGGGTTTGGTCTCGCATGTCAGACCATCTGCCCTTGATCGCCGAGTTCGAGCTCTAG
- the clsB gene encoding cardiolipin synthase ClsB, which translates to MPRRRQPAFSTRTQQLDGHQLVLLEGGKELFPALVESMDAARRVVHLETYIFEFKGMALEVAQALERAAQRGVLVRLVVDGVGTPSIPVEWRMRFAAAGVLWRTYAPLGSLGLLIPSRWRRLHRKLCVIDETVGFCGGINIIDDLDDVALGRLIEPRLDFSLRVAGPLVDEMVATMESLWWRLQALRKARQREFRTAWNALRETLPEGDFSRILGLFGSAEKAGEQGGADADNVGTAPGSLGVNGAVAALLLRDNLTHRHDIERAYLKAIGEARHDIVIANAYFVPGRKLRRALTVAAQRGVRVRLLVQGRYENFFQFHAARPVHHTLVAAGIEILEYAPSALHAKVAVVDQRWATVGSTNLDPLSLLLAREANVLTTDERFAAMLYQRLDSLVTNHGRAIDPASLAMRPLGQRILDRLAFAVMRVVLFVTGHRY; encoded by the coding sequence ATGCCCCGCCGCCGCCAACCCGCGTTTTCTACACGCACCCAGCAACTTGATGGGCATCAGCTGGTTTTGCTTGAGGGGGGCAAAGAACTCTTTCCCGCCCTGGTTGAATCGATGGACGCCGCACGCCGGGTGGTGCATCTGGAGACCTACATATTTGAGTTCAAGGGCATGGCACTGGAGGTTGCTCAAGCCCTTGAGCGGGCGGCCCAGCGAGGTGTGCTGGTGCGCCTGGTTGTTGACGGGGTGGGCACCCCCAGCATTCCTGTGGAATGGAGGATGCGGTTCGCGGCAGCGGGCGTGCTCTGGCGTACTTATGCGCCGCTGGGCAGTCTCGGCTTGCTGATCCCCAGTCGCTGGCGGCGGTTGCACCGCAAACTCTGCGTCATCGATGAAACGGTAGGGTTCTGCGGCGGTATCAATATCATCGACGACCTTGACGACGTCGCGCTGGGCCGCCTCATCGAACCGCGGCTGGACTTTTCGCTCCGTGTGGCCGGGCCCTTGGTTGATGAGATGGTCGCGACCATGGAGTCGCTCTGGTGGCGCCTGCAGGCCTTGCGCAAAGCGCGTCAACGCGAATTCAGAACCGCCTGGAACGCCTTGCGCGAGACGCTTCCGGAAGGTGATTTTTCCCGGATACTGGGTCTCTTTGGCTCAGCAGAAAAGGCTGGCGAGCAAGGCGGCGCAGACGCTGACAATGTCGGCACGGCTCCTGGGTCCCTGGGCGTCAATGGCGCCGTCGCTGCGCTGCTGCTTCGCGACAACCTGACCCACCGCCACGATATCGAGCGGGCTTACCTGAAAGCCATTGGCGAAGCTCGTCACGATATCGTGATCGCCAACGCCTATTTCGTTCCGGGTCGCAAATTGAGGCGGGCGCTCACCGTTGCGGCGCAACGAGGGGTACGCGTGCGGTTGCTGGTTCAGGGACGGTACGAGAACTTCTTTCAGTTTCATGCGGCCCGTCCGGTGCACCACACGCTGGTGGCCGCCGGGATCGAGATTCTGGAATACGCGCCCAGTGCATTGCATGCGAAAGTCGCTGTGGTCGACCAGCGCTGGGCGACGGTGGGTTCAACCAACCTGGACCCCTTGTCCTTGCTGTTGGCGCGAGAAGCCAATGTTTTGACCACCGACGAACGTTTTGCGGCCATGCTCTACCAACGGCTGGATAGCTTGGTGACGAACCATGGAAGAGCCATTGACCCAGCATCACTGGCCATGCGCCCACTCGGTCAGCGTATTCTGGACCGGCTGGCGTTTGCCGTCATGCGCGTGGTTTTGTTTGTCACAGGGCACCGCTACTAG
- the folE gene encoding GTP cyclohydrolase I, translating to MLMKTEGEMTQAAPPADDDGVPVSVKIRERIKAARQRFHSNDNIAEFIEPGELDKLLDEVTVKMQGVLDSMVIDLDHDHNTGDTARRVAKMYLKEVFNGRYVKGPAITEFPNAEHLNELMIVGPITVRSACSHHFCPVIGKIWIGVMPNEHTNVIGLSKYARLAEWIMGRPQIQEEAVVQLADLIQEKTQPDGLAIVMEASHYCMAWRGVKDMDSKMINSVMRGVFLKDSNLRREFLSLIPRKN from the coding sequence ATGCTGATGAAAACCGAAGGCGAAATGACCCAAGCAGCCCCCCCCGCTGATGACGACGGCGTGCCCGTCTCCGTCAAGATTCGCGAGCGCATCAAGGCCGCTCGACAGCGCTTTCATTCCAACGACAACATTGCCGAGTTCATCGAACCGGGTGAGCTGGACAAACTGTTGGACGAAGTGACTGTCAAGATGCAAGGCGTGCTCGACAGCATGGTCATCGATCTGGATCATGACCACAATACCGGCGACACCGCACGCCGCGTGGCCAAGATGTATCTGAAAGAGGTGTTCAACGGGCGGTATGTCAAGGGCCCGGCGATCACCGAGTTCCCCAACGCAGAGCACTTGAACGAGCTGATGATCGTTGGTCCGATCACTGTGCGCAGCGCGTGCAGCCACCATTTTTGTCCTGTCATTGGCAAGATCTGGATTGGGGTCATGCCCAACGAGCACACCAATGTGATTGGCTTGTCCAAGTACGCGCGCCTGGCCGAATGGATCATGGGGCGTCCGCAGATTCAGGAAGAAGCGGTGGTGCAATTGGCCGACTTGATTCAAGAAAAAACCCAGCCTGATGGCTTGGCTATCGTGATGGAAGCCAGTCACTACTGCATGGCCTGGCGCGGCGTGAAGGACATGGACAGCAAGATGATCAACTCGGTCATGCGAGGCGTTTTTCTCAAAGACTCCAATTTGCGCCGTGAGTTTCTCTCGCTCATTCCCCGGAAAAACTGA
- a CDS encoding BLUF domain-containing protein — MLVRLLYVSRAVDKDSTKAIESILETSRSHNMGNGITGVLCYGGGVFLQAIEGGRNAVNTLYNHIASDKRHTDVVLLHYEEISERRFGGWTMGQVNLSKLNTSIVLKYSERPEFDPYGVSGRVSLALLEELMATASIIGRA; from the coding sequence ATGCTTGTTCGCCTGCTCTACGTCAGCCGTGCCGTCGATAAAGACAGCACCAAAGCCATCGAATCCATTCTGGAAACCTCGCGCTCCCATAACATGGGCAACGGGATCACCGGTGTGCTGTGTTACGGCGGAGGCGTGTTTCTTCAGGCCATTGAAGGTGGGCGCAATGCGGTCAACACCCTGTACAACCACATCGCGTCGGACAAGCGCCACACGGATGTGGTGCTGCTTCACTACGAAGAGATTTCGGAGCGCCGATTCGGTGGATGGACCATGGGGCAGGTCAACCTCTCCAAGCTCAACACCTCCATCGTTTTGAAGTATTCCGAGCGCCCCGAGTTCGACCCGTATGGGGTTTCAGGCCGCGTATCGCTCGCTTTGCTGGAAGAACTGATGGCCACGGCGAGCATCATCGGCCGGGCCTGA
- a CDS encoding EamA family transporter, with the protein MTPLAFSLIVIAGLIHAGWNIVAKKASGDARFAFFTAFLMMVLWAPVGWWFGRSEVPHWGALEWRLVVGSGVLHVVYFVVLLRGYRKADLTVVYPMARGSGPLLSSMVAIVFLGERISMLGLTGIAGVVGGVFLIAGGPDLWRAARDPLARDRVRKGVAYGLLTGAMIACYTVVDGYAVKWVAMSPILLDYVGNFVRVGLLAPTVMRDPAQARVLWLRQWRYAFVVALFSPVAYVLVLYAMKEAPLSHVAPAREVSMLFAALIGGHLLGEGERVPRLFGAVLIASGVVLLGLG; encoded by the coding sequence GTGACACCCCTAGCTTTCTCGCTCATCGTGATTGCCGGCCTGATCCATGCTGGCTGGAATATCGTGGCCAAGAAGGCATCCGGTGATGCGCGCTTTGCTTTTTTCACAGCTTTTCTGATGATGGTGCTGTGGGCGCCCGTTGGCTGGTGGTTCGGGCGCAGCGAAGTGCCCCATTGGGGAGCACTGGAGTGGCGTCTGGTGGTGGGCAGTGGCGTCTTGCACGTGGTGTATTTCGTGGTGTTGTTGCGTGGATACCGCAAGGCCGACCTCACCGTGGTGTATCCCATGGCACGTGGTTCTGGCCCCTTGCTCTCGTCGATGGTGGCAATTGTCTTTCTGGGTGAACGCATATCCATGCTTGGGCTAACGGGTATTGCTGGTGTGGTGGGCGGCGTATTCCTGATCGCTGGCGGGCCGGATTTGTGGCGTGCAGCCCGCGACCCGCTGGCGCGAGACAGGGTGCGCAAAGGTGTTGCCTATGGGTTGCTCACCGGGGCGATGATTGCCTGCTACACCGTGGTCGATGGGTATGCCGTGAAGTGGGTGGCCATGTCGCCCATCTTGTTGGACTATGTGGGTAATTTCGTCCGGGTCGGGCTGCTCGCACCGACTGTTATGCGCGATCCGGCGCAAGCCCGGGTTCTGTGGCTTCGCCAGTGGCGGTATGCCTTTGTGGTGGCGCTGTTCAGCCCCGTGGCGTATGTACTGGTTTTGTACGCGATGAAAGAAGCGCCGTTGTCTCATGTTGCGCCAGCCCGGGAGGTCTCCATGCTGTTTGCTGCGCTGATCGGTGGCCACCTGCTGGGCGAGGGCGAGCGGGTGCCACGTTTGTTTGGGGCCGTTCTGATCGCCTCAGGCGTGGTCTTGCTGGGCCTGGGCTGA